A window of Kribbella sp. NBC_00382 genomic DNA:
GGGTGCTGGTGCGGAGGTGGGTGGCGTGTTGGCCGGGTAGGGTGCCGAAGAGGCGGCGGTATTCGCGGTTGAACTGGGAGGGGCTGTCGTAGCCGACCAGGTGGCCGATGCCGGCTACGTCGCCGGGGTGGGCGGCCAATAAGGACCGTGCCTCCTGGAGGCGGATGCGTTTCTGGAACTGGAGTGGGCTCAACGCCGTGATGGCGCGGAAGTGGCGGTGGAAGGCGGCTGGGCTCATGCCGGCCAGGCGGGCCAGGTCGGCGATCCGCATCGGTTCGGCGTAGTTGTCGCGGATCCAGCGGATGGCTCGGCTGATGTGGGTGAGGCTGCTGTCGGCCAGGCCGATCTGGCGGATCACCTCGCCGTGCGGGCCGGTGAGCAGGCGCCAGAGGATCTCGCGCTCGAGCATCGGGGCCAGTACCGGGATGTCGTCAGGCGTGTCGAGTAGGCGGAGCATGCGGGCCGCAGCGTCGAGGATCTCCGGGCTGGCGGGACCGGTGGCCATCGCCGGGGTGCTTGCCGTACTACGGGATCGCTGGCCCACCCTGGATTCCAGGAGCAGCGGCGCGATGGCGGCCGGGCGTAGTACCAGGCCCAGCCCCAGCGAAGGCACCTCCGGCGATGCCTCGATGAAGTGGCCGGTGACCGGCAGGTCGGCCGTCACGATCAGGAGCTCGCCCGCGCGGTACTCGAAGACCTCGTTGCCGAGCAGGAGCTGCTTGCCGCCCTGAGCCATCACGACCAGCAGCGGCTCGGTGAGCGAGTACTCCTGGGCCGAGGACTCCATCCGGGCGAGCGACAGGCCGTCGATCGGAGACTGCAGATCCGGCCGGGCATGGGTCGCGAGCCGGTCCCGGATCTCGGCGAGCAGTACGGAGCTGTCAGGCATGATCCCAGCAAATCACAGTCAGACACGATTCGGCCGAAGATGATCGGAATAGGCAACAGCCAGCGCGGATCAATCTACCGCCAAAGCACACGAAGACGCTTCGATAGTGGCAACACCAAAACCACGAACTGGAGCATGATCATGCAACTCGATCACTATGTCACCCTCGGCCGTTCCGGCCTGCGCGTCAGCCCGTTCTCGCTCGGCGCGATGACGTTCGGCGAGGACCCGGGCGGCGCCGGCACCACCGTCGAGGAGTCCGAGAAGATCCTCGCCACCTTCCTCGACCTCGGCGGCAACTTCGTCGACACGGCGAACTTCTACACCAACGGCCACTCGGAGAAGATCCTCGGCGACTTCTTCGCCGCCCAGCCCGGCCGCCGCGAGCACGTAGTACTGGCGTCGAAGTTCTTCGGCAACATGTTCCCCGGCGACCCGAACGGCGGCGGCGCCGGCCGCACATCGATCCGCGCGCAGCTCGACCAGACGTTGCGCCGCCTGCAGACCGACTACCTCGACCTGTACTACCTGCACAACTGGGACCGCCACACCCCGATCGAGGAAACGCTCAGCACGCTCGACGACCTCGTCCGGGCCGGCAAGATCCGCTACGTCGGCTTCTCCAACACGCCCGCGTGGTTCACCGCCCAGGCACAGACGACGGCCCTGCTGAAGAACTGGACCCCGTTGATCGCGCTGCAGGTCGAGTACAGCCTCCTGGCCCGCACGGTCGAGGGCGAGGTCGCCCCGTTCGCGCTCGACCAGGGCATCGCGCTGACGCCGTACAGCCCGCTGGCTCACGGCTTCCTCTCCGGCAAGTACCGGCGCGGTACCGAGGTCACCGACTCGGCCCGTACTGCGTACGTCGGCAGCCCCACCGAGGCCCAGTACGTCGTCATCGACGCCGTCGCCAAGATCGCCGACGAACTCGGGACCAGCTCGGCAGCCGTCTCACTGGCATGGCTGCGAGCCCGGCAAGGCACCGTCGTACCGATCATCGGAGCCCGCCGGGTCGAGCACCTGGAGAGCAATCTGGCGGCGCTCGCCGTGACCCTGACACCCGGACAGCTGAGCACCCTGGACGAGGTCTCGGCGCCGACCCTCAACTACCCCGCCCCGATGCACGGAGCGCCGCGGGACATGCTCCAGTTCGCCGGCACCACGGTCGATGGGGTGCCCTCGACGGTCTACCCGCCACTCCTGCAGAGCGACGTCCGCTACTGAGGCTCCGCCGAGAAGACCCGGAAGCCGCGGCTCTGGTAGTTGCCGAGGGCATGGGCATGATCGTCGGAGGAGGTCTGCAGCCAGACCCGCTTGGTCGGCCGGCCGAGTTGCCAGGCCAGCTGGGTCGCGGCGGTCAGGAAGGCGGCTCCGAGTCCTCTCCCCTGGTACGCCGGAACGAGGCCGAACACCACGATGCCGACCTCACCGTCCGCGCTGAGCTCCAGCTCCACCACGCCGGCCGTCTCACCCTCCAGCCGGGCAATCCAGGTCCGGATGGCGGGATGGGACAGCTCGGCGACCCACTCCTCGTCGCTCCACTCCAACCGGCCGTGCGCCTTCAACGGCTCCCAGATCCACACGTAAACGGACCGCACGACAGCAGCGTCATCCGGCCCCACCTCGACCAACTCGATGGACACATCCAGCAGCTCCCCCGAAACAAGCTGATCGGGAGAAGTCATCTCCAGGCGCGTGATGATTTCGGTAGCTCCCAGGTCTGTTCGCAGGTCAGGTGCGGGTAGATCGTGTGGAGATGAAAACTGAAGTGTGGATCTGAAGTATGTGGGGGGCAAGGGGTAAGCGATCGGTGGGGGGACTGCTGATCGCACTGGCACTACTACTGACCGGCTGCGGCATCGAAACCTCGTCACCGCGGGTCGCCGGCCGGGTCACCAGTACGACGGACCCGGGCGCCGCAGCGTCGTCTGACGCATCGGCCGAGCCATCGGCAACCGAGGCCGTCACGCCGTCAAGCACACCGAGCACGCCGCCGAGCACCTCGGCCGGTACGCCGTCCGTGCCGCCGCCTGCTCTGGTGTCGAAGCCGGTCAAGGCGACGCCGGTCGTGGTGACCAAGAACGTGGTCGTGGTGCGGTCGGTGGCGTTCAAGAAGAAGAACGTACGGGACCCGGAGCGGCCACAAGGTGAGAGCGCCGTCACCACGCGAGGGGTGAAGGGCAAGAAGCAACTCACCTATGCGGTGACATATACGGACGGCAAGGAGACCGGTCGGCGGCTCGTCCGCGAGGTTGTCACCGTTGCACCGGTCACCCAGATCACGTCGATCGGCACGAAGAAGGAAGAGACCGGCGGTGGATGCGACCCGAACTACACCGGGTGCGTCCCGATCGCCAGCGACGTCGACTGCGAAGGTGGCACCGGCAACGGGCCGGCGTACGTCGCGGGCCCGGTCGAGGTGATCGGCTCCGACATCTACCGCCTCGACGCCGACCACGACGGTATCGGGTGTGAGGACGGGTAACCGGATCTGTTGCCTGGGGCTACTAAATTGATTGCCTGGTGCATCGATAGGGGGAGGGCGTGACAGTTCGTGTACGGATTGTCACGGGGAACTCACTGTTTGTTTGCGGGTGCGTGCAGATGTCCTGAGTGGCCTAGCGGTCGGTGGAGTGGACGCCGGAGTCTCTGTGGAGGAAGACAGCGGGCAAACCACTGACGACGTGATCGCGCGGACACCTACCGGAACTGCGCGGGCCGGTCGACGACGGAGGTTCCGGACGCGTGCTCGAGACCTATCGCGGTATTCCGCACCTGTTGGACACCTGGGTCGTGCTGACCGGGATGACGGTTCCGATCGCCATCTCGTCGGCGCGCCGGCCAGGTAGTCCGGTCCCACGGATCGCGGCTCTGCTGATGCCCGCTGCCTTCGCGCTGATCCTCGCGGCCACGCTCAGCCCGACCAGCCACCGGCTGCCAGGGATCGGCAGTTGCGGCACACACCTGACCACCACCGGTGGGCTCACCTCGATCCAGGGCCTGCTGAACGTCCTGCTCTTCATCCCGGCGGCGGGGCTGCTGACCCTGGCGAGTGGCCGGCCCGCGGACGGGATCGCGGCGGGGATCGGGATGTCCGCGGCGGTCGAGGCGGTCCAGGCGCTGATCCCACCGCTCGGCCGGTCGTGTCAGCTGCACGACCTGATCGCGAACACCGGCGGCGCGTTCGCAGGCGTCGGCCTGGCCGCGGGTCTCCAGGTCGCGCTGCGGGCGGCGACCCGCCCGGTCATTCTGACGAACCCCGGGTACGTCGTGGAGCACAGCGCGATCCTGGTCAGACGCCCGGCCGCCCGCCATCGCCGCCCCGAGCTGGCCCCCGTACTGGCCAAGGCCCGACCCGTCGCCCGAGCCAGATGAGCTGGCCTTGCATAGTTATCCACAGGTTGTGGGTAAACCGGGGGATGAAGGGTCATAACCCTGGAGATATCCACAGGCATGCCTCGGGTCAGGGGCGTACCTCCAGGCCCAGCGAGGTGGTGATGACGATCGCCTGGGGCAGGTCCACGATCGCGTCCCTGAGCGTGGCGGTGAGCGGATCGAGCGTCGAGAGGTCGGATCCGCGTAGGTCCGCGCCGGTGAAGTCCGCCCGTTGCATCGAGGCGCCGGACAGGTCCACGTTCCGCAGTACGGCCTTGGTCGCGCGCAGACCGGTGAGATCGGCCTCCCGCAGCTTCGTGCCGCTGATCTCAGCTCCGGTCAGGTTCGCACCAGCCAGACCCACGAACGACCAGTCGCCGCCCTCGACCTTCATCAGGTTGTAGGTGCAGTCGTCGAACATGCTGCCCATCAACTTGCACCGGGTGAAGGTGCTGTCGAAGAACGAGCACCGGACGAAGGTGCAGTTCACGAACGCGGCCTCCTGGTGCACCGACGCGTTGAACCGGACCCCGCGGAAGACGCACTCCTCGAACACCCCGCGCTGGTTGTTCACCTCGGTCAGATCCGAGTCGATGAACAACACCCGGCTGTACGTCTGCCCGGACGGATCGGCCTCGTCCCAATCGCGGATCGTGGACTCGGTCTTGGGTGCTGACCTGTGCTGCGCCATGGCACTCCCTTCGGTTAGCCCGCAGTTTGCCCTGATCCACCGACAAAGTTCAGATCGAGCGGGAGGATGGCCGATGTGACCGGATCAGAGCGAGTGATGGTGTTCGGCGCCGGCGGGTTTCTCGGGGGCACGATCTGCCGGCTGCTGGCGGAGCGCGGGATCGAGTACCGCGGGTTCACCCGATCGACCGGCGACCCGCATCGGCGCTTCGACCTGGCCAGCGGGCACTGTTATGCGCTGGATACCCAGCTCGGAGCGTACAAGCCGACGGTGATCGTCAACGCCGCGGCCGCCACCCATGGCGACGTCCTCGAGCTGACTCGTGGCAACGTCGTCGCCGTCCAGTCGCTGCTGTCCTCGATGAACGGGCACGCGACCAACGCGCGCTTCATCCAGATCGGTTCGGCCGCGGAGTACGGCGGCGCGCCACGCGGTACTAGCCAAGACGAGCAGGCTGAGCTCCGTCCAGGAGCGGCGTACGGGTACACCAAGCTGGCCGGTTCCGAGCTGGTACTCCGCGCGCAGCGCAACGGCGCCGATGCCGTCGTGGTGCGCTCCTTCAACATCACCGGCCCGGGATCGCCACCGAGCACCCTGTTCGGCCGGGTACTCCGCCAGCTCGGTACGACCGGCACGATCCAGCTCGGCTCGCTGGAGGCGTGGCGGGACTACGTCGACGTCCGGGATGTCGCCGAAGCCGTCCTGGCGGTCGCGACGGCGGACGGCAAACTGCCGCCGGTCCTCAACGTCGGATCGGGCAAGGCGACGCTGGCCCGGGATGCGATCAACAAGCTGATCGAGGTCAGCGGCACCAAGACCCAGATCGTCGAGGGTGAGGCGCACGCCGGCCACGCGGGCTCCCCCGCCGACGCGGTCGCCTGGCAGCAGGCCGACACGTCCCTGATCAGCAAACACCTCGGCTGGTCCAGCAAGATCCCGCTCGACCAGTCCCTCACCGACACCTGGACCGCCCGCCCCCGAGAATGAGGCTGTGGATATCTGGTCGGTCTGTGAGCCTGCGCCGGATCGGGAAGGGCCGAACGAGGACCTGGTGATCAGTGGGCCGGACTTCGTGGTGGTGCTCGATGGTGCGACCGCGCCGAAGGGGATCGAGTCGGGTTGCGTGCACTCGGTGGCCTGGCTGGTCGCGCGGTTGGGGACTCAGTTGGCGCTCCCACTGCTCGGGCGGTCGCAGTCGCCGCTCCCCGAGCTGCTCGCGGACGCGATCACCGCAGTACGGGCTGAGCACGTGGACACGTGCGATCTGGCCAACCCCGACAGCCCGTCGTCGACCGTCGCGATGGTGCGGGTGAGTGACGAGCAGGTCGAGCACCTGGTGCTGGCTGATTCGCCGATCGTGCTGCGCGCCCCCGACCAGCGCGTGACGGTGCTCGCGGACAACC
This region includes:
- a CDS encoding AraC family transcriptional regulator gives rise to the protein MPDSSVLLAEIRDRLATHARPDLQSPIDGLSLARMESSAQEYSLTEPLLVVMAQGGKQLLLGNEVFEYRAGELLIVTADLPVTGHFIEASPEVPSLGLGLVLRPAAIAPLLLESRVGQRSRSTASTPAMATGPASPEILDAAARMLRLLDTPDDIPVLAPMLEREILWRLLTGPHGEVIRQIGLADSSLTHISRAIRWIRDNYAEPMRIADLARLAGMSPAAFHRHFRAITALSPLQFQKRIRLQEARSLLAAHPGDVAGIGHLVGYDSPSQFNREYRRLFGTLPGQHATHLRTSTPDLP
- a CDS encoding aldo/keto reductase, with protein sequence MQLDHYVTLGRSGLRVSPFSLGAMTFGEDPGGAGTTVEESEKILATFLDLGGNFVDTANFYTNGHSEKILGDFFAAQPGRREHVVLASKFFGNMFPGDPNGGGAGRTSIRAQLDQTLRRLQTDYLDLYYLHNWDRHTPIEETLSTLDDLVRAGKIRYVGFSNTPAWFTAQAQTTALLKNWTPLIALQVEYSLLARTVEGEVAPFALDQGIALTPYSPLAHGFLSGKYRRGTEVTDSARTAYVGSPTEAQYVVIDAVAKIADELGTSSAAVSLAWLRARQGTVVPIIGARRVEHLESNLAALAVTLTPGQLSTLDEVSAPTLNYPAPMHGAPRDMLQFAGTTVDGVPSTVYPPLLQSDVRY
- a CDS encoding GNAT family N-acetyltransferase; amino-acid sequence: MTSPDQLVSGELLDVSIELVEVGPDDAAVVRSVYVWIWEPLKAHGRLEWSDEEWVAELSHPAIRTWIARLEGETAGVVELELSADGEVGIVVFGLVPAYQGRGLGAAFLTAATQLAWQLGRPTKRVWLQTSSDDHAHALGNYQSRGFRVFSAEPQ
- a CDS encoding G5 domain-containing protein, whose translation is MGGLLIALALLLTGCGIETSSPRVAGRVTSTTDPGAAASSDASAEPSATEAVTPSSTPSTPPSTSAGTPSVPPPALVSKPVKATPVVVTKNVVVVRSVAFKKKNVRDPERPQGESAVTTRGVKGKKQLTYAVTYTDGKETGRRLVREVVTVAPVTQITSIGTKKEETGGGCDPNYTGCVPIASDVDCEGGTGNGPAYVAGPVEVIGSDIYRLDADHDGIGCEDG
- a CDS encoding VanZ family protein is translated as MLETYRGIPHLLDTWVVLTGMTVPIAISSARRPGSPVPRIAALLMPAAFALILAATLSPTSHRLPGIGSCGTHLTTTGGLTSIQGLLNVLLFIPAAGLLTLASGRPADGIAAGIGMSAAVEAVQALIPPLGRSCQLHDLIANTGGAFAGVGLAAGLQVALRAATRPVILTNPGYVVEHSAILVRRPAARHRRPELAPVLAKARPVARAR
- a CDS encoding pentapeptide repeat-containing protein, with product MAQHRSAPKTESTIRDWDEADPSGQTYSRVLFIDSDLTEVNNQRGVFEECVFRGVRFNASVHQEAAFVNCTFVRCSFFDSTFTRCKLMGSMFDDCTYNLMKVEGGDWSFVGLAGANLTGAEISGTKLREADLTGLRATKAVLRNVDLSGASMQRADFTGADLRGSDLSTLDPLTATLRDAIVDLPQAIVITTSLGLEVRP
- a CDS encoding NAD-dependent epimerase/dehydratase family protein produces the protein MTGSERVMVFGAGGFLGGTICRLLAERGIEYRGFTRSTGDPHRRFDLASGHCYALDTQLGAYKPTVIVNAAAATHGDVLELTRGNVVAVQSLLSSMNGHATNARFIQIGSAAEYGGAPRGTSQDEQAELRPGAAYGYTKLAGSELVLRAQRNGADAVVVRSFNITGPGSPPSTLFGRVLRQLGTTGTIQLGSLEAWRDYVDVRDVAEAVLAVATADGKLPPVLNVGSGKATLARDAINKLIEVSGTKTQIVEGEAHAGHAGSPADAVAWQQADTSLISKHLGWSSKIPLDQSLTDTWTARPRE
- a CDS encoding protein phosphatase 2C domain-containing protein — translated: MDIWSVCEPAPDREGPNEDLVISGPDFVVVLDGATAPKGIESGCVHSVAWLVARLGTQLALPLLGRSQSPLPELLADAITAVRAEHVDTCDLANPDSPSSTVAMVRVSDEQVEHLVLADSPIVLRAPDQRVTVLADNRVDLLPEYTFEAVRRLRNQPGGFWVASTEPKAAYEAVAGTTERAAVELISLLTDGASRYSERYGHTWEDLVDTLATAGPQTLIDKVRQYDADAPVGTFRGKRYDDATAVLCRLPRS